The uncultured Tateyamaria sp. region CCGCGCCAAAGTCGCGCTCCGCTTCGGTGCAGAAGGTCACATGCAGGGAACTGAGGTTGTTGGTTTCGCCCAGTTGTACCGCGCCTGACATCAGGCCGCGCATCCCCAGTTCGGGAAAGTCGGGATGCGTCAGGAACCTGCGCCCGGTTGCAGGCGTGTGCGGCACCGCGATCTGCAGTTTGGGATAGTAACGGCCCCCGGCCCGCTCGAATGCGTGCGCCCAGTTGTGATCAAAGATGTATTCGCCCTGGCTGTGGTTCTTGGCGTACATCGGCGCGAACCCGATGGTCCGCCCACCTGCCACGGCCTGCAAGTATTGCGGCTGCCAGCCGGTGCCGGGCCCGACCGAATTGCTGTCTTCCAGCGCCTTCAGGAACCGGTGCGTTGTGAAGGGGTCATTTGGCCTGCCGCCCGCTGCTGCCTCGGGACAGGCGCAGGCATCCCATTCGGCCTCCGGGATCTCGGAAAGGCTTGGCACCACACGAATTTCTATTTCTTGCTCGGACACCTGAGGCCTTTTCTGCTCATCGTTCCAGAATGTGTGTCGCGCGGGCCAAGGTTCAACCGGGATGGGGCGCGCGGTAGCCTTCGAAGGTGATATTTTGCGCAATCTCGCGCGCCTGTGCCTCTTGCTGTGGCGACCGGACAGTCCAGCAGAGGATGTTTGCGCCCTGGGCTTTCAGCTCCGCCACGCGGGGGCGCGACAGGTCTGCGACCTCGTGGCTGATAAACGATGCGCCGACCCGGTCAAAATCGGGGATGCCGCGCAGGTGGTCGCGGGAGCTTTCGTTCAGTGGCCAGTCGCTTGCGGCATAGGAACTGGTGACGATGCCGCGCGGGATGCCGGGGCAGAGTTCCGCCATGCGCGCCACGCTGTGCGGGTTGAAGGACATGAGCGCCACGGGGCCTGTGTAGCCCGCCAGCGCGTCCGCCGTGGCCTGTTCCAGCGGGCCGATCCCCTCGCCCATGGCCCCGTCCTGGTCCTTGATCTCGATCAGCAGGGGGACCTGGCCCGCGACGAGGTGCAGGATTTCAGGCAGGGTCGGGATGCCTTCGTCCCCGCCCTTGAGCGGCGTTTCGGAAAGTGTCCCCGCGGGGACAACGCGCACCGGACCCGTACCATCGGCCAGCCGGTCAAGCGCGTAGTCGTGGAACACCATCGCCTGATTGTCGGCGCTGAGTTGCACGTCGATCTCGATCCCGTAGCCCTGGCTGATCGCGGCGCGGATGGCGGCGCGGCTGTTTTCGGGGCGACCATCGGTCACGTCGTGCAACGCCCGGTGCGCGAGCGGTGCGCCAAGGAAGGCGGCGGGCAGACGCGGGGTCATTTGATCTGGAAGATGCCTTCGATCTCGACTGCGACGCCCAGCGGCAAGGCGGCGGCCGACACCGCAGAGCGGCTGTGCCGCCCCGCGTCGCCCAACGCTTCGACAAGGAAGTCCGAGGCGCCGTTGATCACTTGGGGTTGGTTCGTGAAGTCAGCCGTCGAGTTCACAAAGCCCGTCAATTTGATCACCCTTGCAAGGCGGTCGATGTCCCCGCCACAGGCGGCCTTGACCTGCGCGAGAAGACTGATGGCGCAGGTTTTGGCGGCTGCGGCCCCGTCCTCGACCTCCATGTCCGCGCCCAGCTTGCCGGTGATCAGGCCATCCGGCCCGTTGGAAATCTGGCCCGAGACATAGACGATGTCGCCCACTTGCACGAAGGGCACGTAGTTGGCGGCGGGGGCTGGGGCGTCGGGCAGGGTCACGCCAAGCTCGGACAGGCGGGCTTCGATGGACATCGGGTTCTCCTTTGAACGGTTTGCGCGGACGCTAGACCGCCCGCGCGCGCCTGAAAAGGGCCGATGTCAGGATTCGCGGAACGCGCGGTTGAAGTAGTCGGCAACCGGCTTGACCAGGTAGGCCAGCGGCGAGCGGTCGGCGGTACGAATGAACGCCTCGACCGGCATGCCGGGGACCAGGACCTGGCCCTCGTTCAGCTTGTCGATCTCACCGGGGTTCAGGACAATTTCGGCCCGGTAGAAGCTGGCACCGATGTTTTCATCCTCGAACGCGTCGGCCGAGACTAGCGCCACCTCGCCCACCAATTCGGGTGTCGTGCGCTGATCCAACGCCGAAAACCGCAGGTTCACCGACTGCCCTGTCACGATCTGGTCGATATGGATCGGATCGACGCGCGCGGCGATCACAAGGGGGCGGTCCTGCGGGATCAGGAACAGCACCGGATCGGCGGCGCGCACGACCGAGCGCATGGTCTGGACCCGCATGTTGTAAACGATGCCCGACACGGGGGCGCGGATTTCCATCCGTTCGATATCTGTTAGCAGGGCCTGGCGCTGTTCGATCAATTCCAGTTCGCGCGTCCGCAGGTCGCGCAAGCGCGTGATCGCCTCTTCGCGCCGCCCCGAGGTGAGGCGGAGCACCTCGATTTCAATTTCGGTGATGCGCTGTTGGGACTGGGCCTTGGACGCGGCAAGTTCGCCGATCTGCCCATCCAGCGAGGCCTGTTGCCGTTGCAGGGCCAGCACGCCCGAGGCGGGCACAAGGCCCCTTTCAAACAGGCTTTCCTGAGCTTCAAGCTCCTGTTCGATCAATTCAAGCTGGCGCGCCATTGAGCGTTCCTGCGCCTCGATCCCCTTGATCTGGTTGCGCGTTTGCGCGGCGCGTTCGGCCAATTGTTCGGCCTGGCTGGCGATGGATTCGCGCCGGGCGTGGAACAGGTTTTCCTGACCCGTGATCAGTTCCCGCACATCCGGCCACGTGTCGGCCACGGCCAGAAGCGCGGGGTCAAAGGTGATCTCTTCCTTTTCGTCCCGTTCGGCCTCGAGCCTGCCGCGCCGGGCCATGAACTCGTAAAGCTGCCCTTCGACGATGGCGAGGCTGGACTGCATCTGTTTGACATCCAGCTGGATCAGCAGGTCGCCTGCCTGCACGCTGTCGCCCTCCTTCACCTCGATCTTGGAAACGATGCCCCCTGTCGAGTGCTGGACGATCTGCCGGTTCTGGTCGACCTCGATCCGGCCCGAGGCGATCACGGCGCCGGAGATTTCCGTCAGGGTGGCCCAGGCGACAAGCCCCCCCAGAAGGCCAAAAAGCCCAAAGAAGCCAAGGACAAGCGGCGTTTTTGCGGACCAGCGTTTGTCGCTCATGTCACACCTCCTGCGTTGGCGGGGGCCCGTTGGATCTGTTCGTGGTTCTTGACCATGGATTTCAGCACCTCATCCTTGGGTCCGAACGCCGTGCGTGCGCCGCCATCAATGACCAGCAGCAGGTCGCATTCCTGGATGGCGGCGGGCCGGTGCGCCATGATGATGACCGACCGGCCATCGGCCTTGGCGCTGCGAATGGCCTGGTTCAGCGCCTGCGTGCCTTCGTTGTCGAGGTTCGAGTTCGGTTCATCCAGCACCAGGATAACCGGATCGTCGTAAAGCGCGCGGGCAAGGCCGATGCGCTGGACCTGGCCCCCGGAGAGGCGTTGTTGCCCGGCGGTGATCCGGGTGTCGTAGCCGTCGGGCAATTCGAGGATCATCTTGTGGGCGTCGGCCTTTTGCGCGGCCGCCACGACCTTTTGATCATCCGGTGCCATCGACAGGCGAGCGATGTTTTCAGCGATCGTGCCGTCAAACAACTGCACACGTTGCGGCAGGTATCCGATGTGCTGGCCCAGCACATCCGCGGCGTATTGGTCCAATGCCGCCGAATCCAGGCGGATGGACCCGCCCGCAGGTCGCCAGACCCCGGTCAGGCATCGCGCCAGCGTGGACTTGCCCGCCCCCGAGGGGCCGATCACACCCATTGCATGGCCCGGCGGAAGATCGAAATTGAGGCTGCGCAACGCGGCCGCCTTTTCCCCCGGCGGCACGACCGTCAGGCTCTTGGCGACAAGCCGGGCCTTTGGTTTGGGCAGTTCGGTGCGCGTGGTGTCCGGGGCGACGGCACCCAGCAGATCCGCCAGCGCCGACCACCCCTTACTCGCCCGCTGCGCGACGGGCCATTGCGTCAGCATCAGTTCGACGGGCGCCAGCGCGCGGCCCAAAAGGATCGATCCCGCGATCATCGCGCCCGGTGTCATCTGGTTCTGAAGAACAAGGTAGGCGCCGACGCCCAGCATCGCGCTTTGCAAAAACAGGCGGAGCGTCTTGGTCAGCGACGTAAACCCGCCACCCACATCCGTTGCCTTGATCTGTTCATCAAGTGCCGTGCCGCGTGCCCGCTGCCAGCGATCAAAAGCTGCGCCGCGCATCCCCATGGCCTGCACCATCTCGGCCTCGATCCGCAATTGATCGGACATGGACGCCGCCACCTGACCGGCCTGACCGGCGCGCTGTTGCGGCAGACGCGACAACAGCTGGTTGGCCAGAGCAATCAGGATCAGCGTGCCGCCGCCAACCAGCGCCAGCACACCCAACCACGGGTGAAATATGAAGATCGCGGCTATAAAGATCGGCGTCCACGGCAGGTCGAAAAACGCCATCAGCACAGGCGAGGTCATGAACCTTTGGACGGCCTCAAGGTCGGCCAGACCGGTTTGTGTTTTCAGATCGGGCGCCACGGCCGATTTGCGCACCACCGCATCGAACACCCGGCGGTCGAGTTCGGACTGGAACCGGGCCCCGACGCGCGCCATGATCCGGCCCCGCGTAAAGTCGAGAATGCCCATGATGCCGTAAAGAAAGACCACCAGCAGCGACAGGGCGATCAGCGTCTCTTCGCTGCGGCTGCCCAAAACGCGGTCATAGACCTGAAGCATGTACATCGGCCCGGTCAGCATCAGCAGATTCGCAAACAGGCTGAACAGGCCCACGGCCCAATACAGTCCCCGGCTGTGACGGCGCACGGCACGCAGTTCGGCCAATCCGCGCTGTGTGAGTTCGTTTTGCATCGGCATGACTTCGCTTGTTTTCTGCTCAGTTTGTGTTTTTCCCACGATGGCGTATTTTGCCTGTCGCGCAAGTGCCACATGTACAAGGTTCCACCTGCGGCGCTATGGGCATTTAGAATTACCGCATTAATTACGTACCAAGAATATCCAGTGGGGATTTGCATTGTCTCTTTTTTGTCGCGTTCGGCGCGCTGTCGTTCTTTTGTTTGCCGTCGGATCGGTTGCCGCATGTGCTGCGTCGGGCCCGGCAGGTGTGCAGCCTGATGGCATAAATGACCCCTACGAGACGCAGAACCGTCGCGTGCATGCCTTCAACCGGGGGCTGGACCGCGCGATCGTGCGGCCGGCGGCCATCGGCTACTCCAGCGTGCTGCCGGACGAGATCGAGGACAGCGTCGGCAACTTTGCCCGCAATCTGGGCGAACCGTCCGTGGTGGTGAACAGCCTGTTGCAGGGCGATCTGCAAGGTGCAGGCATTTCCACCGTGCGCTTTGTCACCAATTCGGTGCTGGGCATCTTTGGCCTGTTTGACGTCGCCACCGATTTCCGGCTGCCGCAGCACGACACCGACTTTGGCGAGACATTGTTTGTTTGGGGCGTGGGTGAAGGTGCGTATCTGGAGTTGCCCGTTCTGGGCCCGTCGACATCCCGCAGGGCCACAGGGATGGTGGTGGACCTGTTCACCAATCCGCTCAGCTATGTGGTGGACAGTCCCGAGCGGTATTACGGCACCGTCGCGGCGGCGGCTTCCGGCCTATCGCGCCGCGGGCGGTTTTCCGACACTGTCGATTCCATCCTATATGAAAGCGCCGACAGCTATGCACAGGCGCGCCTGATCTGGTTGCAGAACCGCCGCTTCGAGTTGGGTGACACAGGTGCAGCCGCTGACATTGACCCGTTTGCCTTGGATACCGAGGGGTTCTGATCATGACCATGTACCGCCGCCATTTCATCGCCGCAGCAAGTGCCGCCGCCATGCTGCCCGCCCTGCCCGCCTTTGCGCTGGACGAAGCGGGGGCCGAGCGGCTGATCAATGCGCTTGTGGGTGACATCAACGGCGTCATCGCTTCGGGCAGGAGCGAAAGCGCGATGTTCCGCGATTTCGAGCGTATCTTTGCCCGCTACAGCGACACGTCCTATATCGCGGCCTACGCGATGGGAGTTGACGGGCGACGTGCCAGCAACGCGCAGAAGCGTGCGTTTTCCGATGCGTTCCAGGGCTACATCGCCCGGAAATATGGCCGCCGGTTCCGCGAGTTCATCGGTGGGCGGCTTGAGGTCAAGGGCGTGCGCAAGGTCAAGAACTGGTTCGAAGTGGAAACCACGGCCTTCCTGCGGGGCGAGTCGCCCTTTGCCGTGACCTTCCATGTGTCCAACCGGTCGGGGCGCGATCTGTTCTTCAACATGTTCATCGAAGGTGTGAACCTGCTGCTGACCGAACGGACAGAGATCGGCGCGCTGATCGACCGCAATGGCGGCGACATCGACACGATGATTTCGCAACTGCGCGGTCTGGGCTGAGCGCCCTAGCGGCTTTCCCCGGGGATGCGGTCATTCGGACGGGTCGGGCCGCTGCCGCCGCCCAGGATGTCCCGCACCAGCATTTCAATCAGCCCTTCGGTCGTGCGGGGAATGTCGCGCTGTTGCGATGGTGCCGGATCAGGCCGTGATGCGCCCACAGGCGCCTGCATGGGAAGCGGACGCGCCGGGACGCCCTCGTGCACCCGGATCATGGTTTCGCGCCAGATCTCGGCCGGCAGCCCGCCGCCGGTCACGCCTGTCAGGGGCGTGTTGTCATCATAACCCATCCACACCCCGGCCACGTAATCCGCGGTAAACCCCACAAACCACGCGTCCCGCGCGGCTTGTGTCGTGCCGGTCTTGCCCGCGATTTCACGCCCTTCGAACTGCGCCCGGGCGCCGGTCCCCTGGCTGACAACCTGTTCCATCATCCAGATCAGCTGGGCGGCGGCCTCGTCCCGGATCACCCGTTCGCCAATGCCGCCACCGGTGCCCATCAGCGGTTCGCTGTCGCCTTGCAGACGCAGGTCAACAAGGCCATAGGGCGTCACCGACGAGCCACCGTTCAGGATGCCGGCATAGGCCCCGGTCATGTCCAGGAGCGTGCTTTCGGATGCACCCAGCGCCAGCGCCGGCCCGTCGGCCATTTCGTTGTCGATGCCAAAGTCGGTGGCCACGCGGCGCACCAGTTCGCGCCCCACGCTTTCGGACACTTTGACCGCCGGGATGTTCAGCGACTGGGCCAGCGCCTGCGTCAGCGTCACCCGGCCCGAATAGGTGTTGGTGTAATTGCGCGGTGACCACGGCCCAGACCCGGGGATGTCGATCGTCATCGGTGCGTCCTCGACCGTGTCGAGCGGGGAATAGCCCAGTTCCAGTGCTGCCGCGTAGACAAAGGGTTTAAAGGCCGAGCCGGTTTGCCGTTCCGCCTGGATCGCGCGGTTGAACACGCCGGCGACGCGCGTTTCGCGCCCACCCACCATGGCCCGGACAGCGCCATCCGCGCTCATCACCACGATGGCGGCCTGCGCCTTGGACCCTTCGCGCACCTTGGTTTCGAACACCTGTTGCAGTGCCTCTTCGGCCGCGCGTTGCAGGCGCTGGTCCAGCGTGGTGCGGATGATCACGTCTTCGGTTGTGTTGCGGGTGAAAAACTCGGGGCCGGTCGACATGACCCAATCGGCAAAGTAGCCGCCCGCCTTGCGCCGGGCCGCGGGGGACAGGGTTGCCGGGTCTTGCTGCCACTGGGCCACTTCGGCGCTGGACAGGAATCCCTGTTCGCCCATCAGGCGCAGGACGGTCGCCGCGCGATCCTGCGAACGTTGCAGATCGGATGTCGGCGCCAGCCGGGACGGCGCGGTCAACA contains the following coding sequences:
- a CDS encoding glycerophosphodiester phosphodiesterase family protein, whose translation is MTPRLPAAFLGAPLAHRALHDVTDGRPENSRAAIRAAISQGYGIEIDVQLSADNQAMVFHDYALDRLADGTGPVRVVPAGTLSETPLKGGDEGIPTLPEILHLVAGQVPLLIEIKDQDGAMGEGIGPLEQATADALAGYTGPVALMSFNPHSVARMAELCPGIPRGIVTSSYAASDWPLNESSRDHLRGIPDFDRVGASFISHEVADLSRPRVAELKAQGANILCWTVRSPQQEAQAREIAQNITFEGYRAPHPG
- a CDS encoding RidA family protein; this translates as MSIEARLSELGVTLPDAPAPAANYVPFVQVGDIVYVSGQISNGPDGLITGKLGADMEVEDGAAAAKTCAISLLAQVKAACGGDIDRLARVIKLTGFVNSTADFTNQPQVINGASDFLVEALGDAGRHSRSAVSAAALPLGVAVEIEGIFQIK
- a CDS encoding HlyD family type I secretion periplasmic adaptor subunit; translated protein: MSDKRWSAKTPLVLGFFGLFGLLGGLVAWATLTEISGAVIASGRIEVDQNRQIVQHSTGGIVSKIEVKEGDSVQAGDLLIQLDVKQMQSSLAIVEGQLYEFMARRGRLEAERDEKEEITFDPALLAVADTWPDVRELITGQENLFHARRESIASQAEQLAERAAQTRNQIKGIEAQERSMARQLELIEQELEAQESLFERGLVPASGVLALQRQQASLDGQIGELAASKAQSQQRITEIEIEVLRLTSGRREEAITRLRDLRTRELELIEQRQALLTDIERMEIRAPVSGIVYNMRVQTMRSVVRAADPVLFLIPQDRPLVIAARVDPIHIDQIVTGQSVNLRFSALDQRTTPELVGEVALVSADAFEDENIGASFYRAEIVLNPGEIDKLNEGQVLVPGMPVEAFIRTADRSPLAYLVKPVADYFNRAFRES
- a CDS encoding type I secretion system permease/ATPase; the encoded protein is MQNELTQRGLAELRAVRRHSRGLYWAVGLFSLFANLLMLTGPMYMLQVYDRVLGSRSEETLIALSLLVVFLYGIMGILDFTRGRIMARVGARFQSELDRRVFDAVVRKSAVAPDLKTQTGLADLEAVQRFMTSPVLMAFFDLPWTPIFIAAIFIFHPWLGVLALVGGGTLILIALANQLLSRLPQQRAGQAGQVAASMSDQLRIEAEMVQAMGMRGAAFDRWQRARGTALDEQIKATDVGGGFTSLTKTLRLFLQSAMLGVGAYLVLQNQMTPGAMIAGSILLGRALAPVELMLTQWPVAQRASKGWSALADLLGAVAPDTTRTELPKPKARLVAKSLTVVPPGEKAAALRSLNFDLPPGHAMGVIGPSGAGKSTLARCLTGVWRPAGGSIRLDSAALDQYAADVLGQHIGYLPQRVQLFDGTIAENIARLSMAPDDQKVVAAAQKADAHKMILELPDGYDTRITAGQQRLSGGQVQRIGLARALYDDPVILVLDEPNSNLDNEGTQALNQAIRSAKADGRSVIIMAHRPAAIQECDLLLVIDGGARTAFGPKDEVLKSMVKNHEQIQRAPANAGGVT
- a CDS encoding VacJ family lipoprotein, coding for MFAVGSVAACAASGPAGVQPDGINDPYETQNRRVHAFNRGLDRAIVRPAAIGYSSVLPDEIEDSVGNFARNLGEPSVVVNSLLQGDLQGAGISTVRFVTNSVLGIFGLFDVATDFRLPQHDTDFGETLFVWGVGEGAYLELPVLGPSTSRRATGMVVDLFTNPLSYVVDSPERYYGTVAAAASGLSRRGRFSDTVDSILYESADSYAQARLIWLQNRRFELGDTGAAADIDPFALDTEGF
- a CDS encoding phospholipid-binding protein MlaC, which gives rise to MYRRHFIAAASAAAMLPALPAFALDEAGAERLINALVGDINGVIASGRSESAMFRDFERIFARYSDTSYIAAYAMGVDGRRASNAQKRAFSDAFQGYIARKYGRRFREFIGGRLEVKGVRKVKNWFEVETTAFLRGESPFAVTFHVSNRSGRDLFFNMFIEGVNLLLTERTEIGALIDRNGGDIDTMISQLRGLG
- a CDS encoding PBP1A family penicillin-binding protein — encoded protein: MSDSRKGKRPLVADRRYPKKAARPATRKKTVKRRKAPAKKPSRNIFVRLVRWVVRLVWWITWRVGLTVTAAIALAVGYFWTTLPDVNELLDGRARGSVTLLDREGARFAWRGDQFGGAVMAGTVSPGLKNAVIATEDKRFYRHFGVSPRGVASAVRINMREGRGPLQGHGGSTITQQTAKLLCLGVEYDPRDWESEAAYVADCRRGSLQRKAKEAIYAMAMEAKYSKDEILSIYLNRAYMGAGAYGAEAAAQRYFGKPAATLTPAEGAMIAGLLTAPSRLAPTSDLQRSQDRAATVLRLMGEQGFLSSAEVAQWQQDPATLSPAARRKAGGYFADWVMSTGPEFFTRNTTEDVIIRTTLDQRLQRAAEEALQQVFETKVREGSKAQAAIVVMSADGAVRAMVGGRETRVAGVFNRAIQAERQTGSAFKPFVYAAALELGYSPLDTVEDAPMTIDIPGSGPWSPRNYTNTYSGRVTLTQALAQSLNIPAVKVSESVGRELVRRVATDFGIDNEMADGPALALGASESTLLDMTGAYAGILNGGSSVTPYGLVDLRLQGDSEPLMGTGGGIGERVIRDEAAAQLIWMMEQVVSQGTGARAQFEGREIAGKTGTTQAARDAWFVGFTADYVAGVWMGYDDNTPLTGVTGGGLPAEIWRETMIRVHEGVPARPLPMQAPVGASRPDPAPSQQRDIPRTTEGLIEMLVRDILGGGSGPTRPNDRIPGESR